One Herbaspirillum rubrisubalbicans genomic window carries:
- a CDS encoding branched-chain amino acid ABC transporter permease, with protein MSIVNSTPTPLPAAVHTGKPAMKPALHLPNDRWKPLEIVFWLLPVAAYFLFPDYLVLISQVMIMGLFALSLDLILGYAGIVSLGHAAFFGLGAYTAGLLAAHGWGEPLSGLLLAALVAAIGGFLVSFLVVRGADLTRLMVTLGIGLMLFEAANKAAFITGGVDGLSGMVMEKIFGVFEFDLTGRVAYVYSLAVLFLLFVVLRRLVNSPFGLGLRGIREGARRMPAIGADVNRRLVVIFTVAAAVAGVAGALLAQTTQFVGLDVLGFPRSAELLIILVLGGTGRLYGGLVGALVYMLAQDYLSGLDPAYWQFWIGLLLIVIVLFARGGLLGGLVLLRDKFFKGGRA; from the coding sequence ATGAGCATCGTCAACTCGACTCCCACCCCGTTACCCGCCGCCGTGCACACCGGAAAGCCCGCCATGAAGCCTGCCCTGCATCTGCCCAACGACCGCTGGAAGCCGCTGGAAATCGTGTTCTGGCTGCTGCCGGTGGCCGCCTATTTCCTCTTCCCGGATTACCTCGTGCTGATCAGCCAGGTCATGATCATGGGCCTCTTTGCGCTCTCGCTGGACCTGATCCTGGGCTATGCCGGCATCGTCTCGCTGGGTCATGCCGCCTTCTTCGGCTTGGGGGCCTACACTGCCGGCCTGCTGGCCGCGCATGGCTGGGGCGAACCCCTCAGCGGTCTGTTGCTGGCGGCGCTGGTGGCGGCTATCGGCGGTTTTCTGGTCAGCTTCCTGGTGGTGCGCGGGGCCGACCTGACGCGCCTGATGGTCACGCTAGGCATCGGCCTGATGCTGTTCGAGGCGGCCAACAAGGCGGCCTTCATCACTGGCGGTGTCGATGGTCTGTCCGGCATGGTGATGGAAAAGATCTTCGGTGTGTTCGAATTCGACCTGACCGGGCGGGTCGCCTATGTCTACAGCCTTGCGGTGCTGTTCCTGCTGTTCGTGGTGTTGCGGCGCCTGGTCAATTCACCCTTCGGTCTGGGCCTGCGCGGCATTCGCGAAGGCGCGCGCCGGATGCCGGCCATCGGCGCCGACGTCAATCGGCGCCTGGTGGTGATCTTCACGGTGGCCGCCGCCGTGGCCGGTGTGGCCGGCGCCTTGCTGGCGCAGACCACGCAGTTCGTGGGGCTGGATGTGCTGGGCTTTCCGCGCTCGGCCGAGCTGCTCATCATCCTGGTGCTGGGTGGCACCGGTCGCCTCTATGGCGGCCTGGTGGGTGCACTGGTCTACATGCTGGCGCAGGATTATCTGTCCGGTCTTGATCCGGCCTACTGGCAATTCTGGATCGGCCTGCTGCTGATCGTCATCGTGCTGTTCGCCCGCGGCGGTCTGCTCGGTGGCCTGGTGCTGCTGCGTGACAAGTTCTTCAAGGGAGGCCGC
- a CDS encoding branched-chain amino acid ABC transporter permease, translating to MLGNFIGVLFDGIAYGSLLFLISVGLSVTMGMMNFINLAHGAFAMLGGYVCVTLLNRMGVPFLVTLPLAFLAAAIVGLVLERSLYRRLYKASHLDQVLFSIGLTFMAVAGATWQWGPTQQPVVLPDWLRGQVSLLGLDVGAYRVFLIGVVVIVTVALGLLIERTRFGAQIRASVDNQVAAAGLGINVSRVFSLTFALGSGLAGLGGGLGIDVLGLDPSFPVKYMVYFLLVVAVGGAGTIKGPLLAAILLGVFDVAGKYYVPEIGAFVIYGLMVVLLILFPAGLMRRRG from the coding sequence ATGCTAGGCAACTTCATCGGTGTGCTCTTCGATGGCATCGCCTACGGCAGCCTCTTGTTCCTCATCAGCGTGGGCCTGTCGGTGACCATGGGTATGATGAACTTCATCAACCTGGCGCATGGTGCCTTCGCCATGCTGGGCGGCTATGTTTGCGTGACGCTGCTCAATCGCATGGGCGTTCCCTTCCTGGTCACGCTGCCGCTGGCCTTCCTGGCGGCGGCCATCGTCGGCCTGGTGCTGGAACGCTCGTTGTATCGCCGTCTCTACAAGGCCAGCCACCTGGACCAGGTGCTGTTTTCCATCGGCCTGACCTTCATGGCCGTGGCCGGCGCCACCTGGCAATGGGGCCCGACCCAGCAACCGGTGGTGCTGCCGGATTGGCTGCGCGGGCAGGTATCGCTGCTTGGTCTGGACGTGGGGGCCTATCGAGTGTTCCTGATCGGGGTGGTGGTGATCGTCACCGTGGCGTTGGGATTGCTGATCGAACGTACCCGTTTCGGCGCGCAGATTCGTGCTTCGGTGGATAACCAGGTGGCGGCAGCCGGCCTGGGCATCAACGTCAGCCGTGTATTCAGCCTGACCTTCGCGCTGGGTTCCGGGTTGGCCGGCCTGGGCGGCGGCTTGGGCATCGACGTGCTGGGGCTGGACCCGAGCTTCCCGGTCAAGTACATGGTCTACTTCCTGCTGGTGGTGGCCGTGGGCGGTGCCGGTACCATCAAGGGTCCGCTGCTGGCGGCCATCCTGCTGGGCGTGTTCGATGTGGCCGGCAAGTACTACGTGCCGGAAATCGGCGCCTTCGTCATCTATGGCCTGATGGTGGTGCTGCTGATCCTGTTCCCGGCCGGCCTGATGCGGAGGCGTGGATGA
- the pcaF gene encoding 3-oxoadipyl-CoA thiolase gives MKDVFICDAIRTPIGRYGGALKDVRADDLGAVPLRALMERNPQVDWKAVDDVIFGCANQAGEDNRNVARMSLLLAGLPQEVPGSTINRLCGSGMDALGTAARAIKSGETQLMIAGGVESMTRAPFVMGKADSAFSRQAAIQDTTIGWRFVNALMKQKYGVDAMPETAENVAVDFKVSRQDQDQFAVRSQAKAAAAQANGTLAQEIVPVVIPQKKGDPITVTQDEHPRATSMEALARLKGVVKPDGSVTAGNASGVNDGACALLLASVEAVEKYQLKPRARILGMATAGVAPRIMGMGPAPASKKVLAQLGMSIDQMDVIELNEAFASQGLAVLRELGVADDDARVNPNGGAIALGHPLGMSGARLVTTATYQLERTGGRYALCTMCIGVGQGIAMVIERV, from the coding sequence ATGAAAGACGTATTTATCTGTGACGCCATCCGTACCCCCATCGGCCGCTATGGCGGCGCGCTCAAGGACGTGCGGGCCGATGACCTGGGCGCCGTGCCGCTGCGCGCGCTCATGGAGCGCAACCCGCAGGTGGACTGGAAGGCGGTCGATGATGTGATCTTCGGCTGCGCCAACCAGGCCGGTGAAGATAACCGCAACGTGGCGCGCATGTCGCTCTTGCTGGCAGGCCTGCCGCAGGAAGTGCCGGGCAGCACCATCAACCGCCTGTGCGGTTCCGGCATGGATGCGCTGGGCACCGCCGCGCGCGCCATCAAGTCCGGCGAAACCCAGTTGATGATCGCCGGTGGCGTGGAATCGATGACCCGCGCCCCCTTCGTCATGGGCAAGGCCGACAGCGCCTTTTCGCGCCAGGCCGCGATCCAGGACACCACCATCGGCTGGCGCTTCGTCAATGCGCTGATGAAGCAGAAGTACGGGGTGGATGCTATGCCCGAGACCGCCGAAAACGTCGCCGTCGATTTCAAGGTCAGTCGCCAAGACCAGGACCAGTTCGCCGTGCGCAGCCAGGCCAAGGCCGCAGCGGCGCAAGCCAATGGCACTCTGGCCCAGGAAATCGTGCCGGTGGTGATCCCGCAGAAGAAGGGCGACCCCATCACCGTGACCCAGGATGAACATCCGCGAGCCACCAGCATGGAAGCCCTGGCCCGCCTGAAGGGCGTGGTCAAGCCGGATGGTAGCGTCACGGCAGGCAATGCCTCGGGCGTCAACGATGGCGCCTGTGCGCTGCTGCTGGCCAGTGTCGAAGCGGTGGAAAAATACCAGCTCAAGCCGCGCGCCCGCATCCTGGGCATGGCCACCGCTGGTGTGGCGCCCCGCATCATGGGCATGGGGCCGGCCCCGGCCAGCAAGAAGGTGCTGGCGCAACTGGGCATGAGCATTGATCAGATGGACGTGATCGAACTCAATGAAGCCTTCGCTTCGCAAGGCCTGGCCGTACTGCGTGAGCTGGGCGTGGCCGATGACGATGCGCGGGTGAACCCCAATGGCGGCGCCATCGCCCTGGGCCATCCGCTGGGCATGAGCGGCGCGCGTCTGGTCACTACCGCCACCTATCAGCTGGAGCGCACCGGTGGCCGCTACGCGCTGTGCACCATGTGCATCGGCGTGGGGCAGGGTATCGCGATGGTGATCGAACGCGTCTAA
- a CDS encoding CoA transferase subunit B: MNRFTREQIAARVAQDIPEGAYVNLGIGLPTKVANYLPADKEIFLHSENGVLGMGPAPAPGEEDEDLINAGKQPVTLLTGGSYFHHADSFAMMRGGHLDICVLGAFQVSAKGDLANWHTGAPDAIPAVGGAMDLAIGAKQVFVMMDHQTKTGESKLVEACSYPLTGIACVNRIYTDLAVIDVTPQGLQVREIVEGLSFEELQKLTGAPLRPAA, from the coding sequence ATGAATCGCTTTACCCGTGAACAGATCGCCGCACGCGTGGCTCAGGACATTCCCGAAGGCGCCTACGTGAACCTGGGCATTGGCCTGCCCACCAAGGTGGCCAACTACCTGCCGGCCGACAAGGAAATCTTCCTGCACAGCGAAAATGGCGTGCTCGGCATGGGCCCGGCCCCGGCCCCCGGCGAGGAAGACGAAGACCTCATCAACGCTGGCAAGCAGCCGGTCACGCTGCTGACGGGCGGCTCCTATTTCCACCATGCCGATTCCTTCGCCATGATGCGTGGCGGCCACCTGGACATCTGCGTGCTGGGTGCTTTCCAGGTCTCGGCCAAGGGCGACCTGGCCAACTGGCATACCGGCGCACCGGACGCCATTCCCGCCGTGGGCGGCGCGATGGACCTGGCCATCGGCGCCAAGCAGGTGTTCGTGATGATGGATCACCAGACCAAGACCGGCGAGAGCAAGCTGGTGGAGGCCTGCAGCTATCCGCTCACCGGCATCGCTTGCGTCAACCGCATCTATACCGACCTGGCCGTTATTGACGTGACCCCGCAAGGCCTGCAGGTGCGCGAGATCGTCGAAGGCCTGTCCTTCGAGGAATTGCAGAAGCTGACCGGCGCACCGCTGCGCCCGGCTGCCTGA
- a CDS encoding 3-oxoacid CoA-transferase subunit A — protein MINKISDSLEQAVADIHDGATIMIGGFGNAGMPSALIDALIAQGARDLTIVNNNAGNGETGLAALLKTKRVRKIICSFPRQADSQVFDALYRSGEIELELTPQGNLAERIRAAGAGIGGFFSPTGYGTMLAEGRETREINGRHYVLESPIHADFALIKALRGDRWGNLVYRKTARNFGPIMAMAAKCTIAQVNDVVELGQLDPENIITPGIFVQRIVQTKEAQQ, from the coding sequence GTGATCAATAAAATTTCTGACTCCCTGGAGCAGGCCGTGGCCGACATCCATGATGGCGCCACCATCATGATCGGTGGCTTCGGCAATGCCGGGATGCCCTCGGCCCTGATCGATGCCCTGATCGCCCAGGGCGCGCGCGACCTGACTATCGTCAACAACAATGCCGGCAACGGTGAAACGGGGCTGGCAGCCTTGCTCAAGACCAAACGCGTCAGGAAGATCATCTGCTCCTTCCCGCGCCAGGCCGACTCCCAGGTCTTCGACGCCCTTTATCGCAGCGGCGAGATCGAACTGGAACTGACCCCGCAGGGCAACCTGGCCGAGCGCATCCGCGCCGCCGGCGCCGGCATCGGCGGCTTCTTCAGCCCCACCGGCTACGGCACCATGCTGGCCGAAGGTCGTGAAACCCGTGAGATCAACGGCCGTCATTACGTGCTGGAGTCGCCCATTCACGCCGACTTCGCGCTCATCAAGGCGCTGCGCGGCGACCGCTGGGGCAACCTGGTCTATCGCAAGACCGCCCGCAACTTCGGTCCCATCATGGCCATGGCGGCCAAATGCACCATCGCCCAGGTGAACGACGTGGTAGAGCTGGGCCAGCTCGATCCAGAAAACATCATCACGCCCGGCATCTTCGTGCAGCGGATCGTGCAAACCAAGGAGGCACAGCAATGA
- a CDS encoding IclR family transcriptional regulator domain-containing protein, producing MSTAPAAKTRKTATAAPTKVTKTGRPSKAKTKDAASAPAEPERELSIAEEIDALTDPSFMTSLARGLAVIRAFSDSRRSLTIAQISQKTGIPRAAVRRCLHTLKQLGYADSDVNNFSLRPKILTLGYSYLSSTPLTVSAQPYLNNISRTLGESCSLAVLDDNEVLYVARSATSRVMSVALNTGSRLPAYCTSLGRAMLAHLPDDQLKAYFDKVKLRALTDKTVVSQKRLRDILAGVRENGYAVIDEELEVGLRSIAVPVRGASGNVLAALNVGAQAARVSVAQMEEDILPVLLRGAQELSVLLP from the coding sequence ATGTCCACCGCACCCGCTGCCAAGACCCGCAAGACCGCTACTGCGGCCCCCACCAAGGTGACCAAGACTGGCCGCCCCAGCAAGGCCAAGACCAAGGATGCGGCCAGCGCCCCGGCCGAGCCGGAACGCGAGTTGAGCATCGCCGAAGAAATCGATGCCCTGACCGATCCCAGCTTCATGACCTCGCTGGCGCGCGGACTGGCGGTGATCCGTGCCTTCAGCGATTCGCGCCGCAGCCTGACCATTGCCCAGATCAGCCAGAAGACCGGCATTCCGCGCGCGGCCGTGCGACGCTGCCTGCATACCTTGAAGCAGCTGGGCTATGCCGATTCGGACGTCAACAATTTCTCGCTGCGGCCCAAGATTCTCACCCTGGGCTACTCCTATCTGTCATCCACCCCGCTGACCGTTTCTGCACAGCCCTATCTGAACAACATCAGTCGCACCCTGGGCGAGTCCTGCTCGCTGGCGGTGCTGGACGACAACGAAGTGCTCTACGTGGCGCGTTCGGCCACCTCGCGCGTGATGTCGGTAGCGCTCAATACCGGCAGCCGCCTACCGGCCTATTGCACCTCGCTGGGCCGTGCCATGCTGGCCCATCTGCCGGACGACCAGTTGAAGGCCTACTTCGACAAGGTCAAGCTGCGCGCCCTGACCGACAAGACGGTGGTGTCGCAGAAACGCCTGCGTGACATCCTGGCCGGCGTGCGCGAGAACGGTTATGCGGTCATCGATGAAGAACTGGAAGTCGGACTGCGCTCGATTGCCGTGCCGGTACGCGGGGCCTCGGGCAATGTGCTGGCAGCACTGAACGTGGGCGCCCAGGCCGCGCGCGTGTCGGTGGCACAGATGGAAGAAGATATCCTGCCGGTGCTGCTGCGCGGTGCGCAGGAATTGTCAGTACTGCTGCCCTGA
- a CDS encoding porin translates to MKRKSTLRAVALAAAACATYAGGAGAALAQSSVTIYGIIDTGVVYTTNANANGDSVFKMPSLTGTFPSRIGFKGTEDLGGGLQALFVLENGFAPDTGAMGQGNRLFGRQSYVGLKGNWGQISLGRQVNMTYLSQLKTDVLGPNIFAIGSIDNYLPNARSDNAIGYLGSFSGFTLGATYSFGRDAAGPAGPAATNCPGEVAGNSKACRQVTALLGYDGKGWGVTSSYDILYGNTGASNGLTSSDNKDQRVTLNGYFMIGDVKIGGGVVDRRTRAAANTNTDSDLYYLGVSYPLSTALVLDAQVSRLDVKNSPNDVTLSVARLTYSLSKRTALYTSLGYIKNSGTSAIAIDAGGSVGAGKNQLGVMTGIRHTF, encoded by the coding sequence ATGAAAAGAAAATCGACCTTGCGCGCTGTGGCCCTGGCGGCGGCCGCCTGCGCCACCTATGCCGGCGGTGCCGGCGCGGCCCTGGCCCAGAGTTCGGTGACCATCTACGGCATCATCGACACCGGCGTGGTCTATACCACCAATGCCAACGCCAATGGCGATTCGGTGTTCAAGATGCCCTCGCTGACCGGTACCTTCCCGTCGCGCATCGGTTTCAAGGGAACCGAAGACCTGGGCGGCGGCTTGCAGGCATTGTTCGTGCTGGAAAACGGGTTTGCTCCCGATACCGGCGCCATGGGACAGGGCAACCGCCTCTTCGGCCGTCAATCCTATGTGGGCTTGAAGGGTAACTGGGGCCAGATCTCGCTGGGCCGCCAGGTCAACATGACCTACCTGTCGCAGTTGAAGACCGACGTGCTGGGCCCCAACATTTTCGCCATCGGCAGCATCGATAACTATCTGCCCAACGCCCGTAGCGACAACGCCATCGGCTACCTCGGCAGCTTCAGCGGCTTCACGCTCGGGGCCACCTACAGCTTCGGTCGCGATGCCGCTGGTCCGGCCGGCCCCGCCGCCACCAACTGCCCTGGAGAAGTGGCCGGCAACAGCAAGGCCTGCCGTCAGGTCACGGCCTTGCTCGGTTATGACGGCAAGGGCTGGGGCGTGACCAGTTCCTATGACATCCTCTACGGCAACACCGGGGCCTCCAACGGTTTGACCAGTAGCGACAACAAGGACCAGCGCGTGACCTTGAATGGCTACTTCATGATCGGCGACGTCAAGATCGGCGGCGGTGTGGTGGATCGGCGTACCCGTGCGGCAGCCAACACCAATACCGACTCCGACCTCTACTACCTGGGCGTAAGCTATCCGTTGAGCACCGCCCTGGTGCTGGACGCACAGGTCTCGCGCCTGGATGTGAAGAACAGCCCCAACGATGTCACCCTGTCGGTGGCGCGCCTGACCTATAGCCTGTCCAAGCGCACTGCACTCTACACCTCGCTGGGTTACATCAAGAACAGCGGCACCTCGGCCATCGCCATCGATGCCGGTGGCTCCGTGGGCGCGGGCAAGAACCAACTGGGTGTGATGACGGGGATCCGGCACACCTTCTGA
- a CDS encoding ABC transporter substrate-binding protein, whose translation MSFKKIALLALISATNALAAPLAQAEDTIKVGLIAAFSGPFADYGKQMEGGIKAYMAQHGDQVAGKKVQVIIKDTTGPSPEIAKRLAQELVVRDKVDFLAGFGLTPEALAVAPIAEQAKKPMIIMNAASSIITTKSNYIARFSMTLPQVSGPMATWALKNGIKRVVTLVADYGPGIDAETAFKTNLLGGGGEVVESIRVPLRNPEFAPYIQRIKDAKPQAVFIFVPAGEQSIAFMKGYRERGLAEAGIKVIATGDLTDDHVMPAMGDSTLGVITTFHYSAAHDSPENKAFLKSFAAANPDAGRPNFMAVAAYDGMNAIYEVSKKLNGKIDGERTMAILKTMKFVSPRGPIAIDPATRDIVQTVYVRKVEKIGKEAYNVEFDKFENMKDTGK comes from the coding sequence ATGAGCTTCAAGAAGATTGCGCTACTGGCCCTGATCAGTGCGACCAACGCGCTGGCCGCACCGCTGGCCCAGGCCGAGGACACTATCAAGGTCGGCCTGATCGCCGCCTTCTCCGGCCCCTTCGCCGACTATGGCAAGCAGATGGAAGGCGGCATCAAGGCCTACATGGCGCAACATGGCGACCAGGTGGCCGGCAAGAAAGTGCAAGTCATCATCAAGGACACCACCGGTCCTTCACCCGAGATCGCCAAGCGCCTGGCGCAGGAACTGGTGGTGCGCGATAAGGTGGATTTCCTGGCCGGTTTCGGCCTGACGCCCGAGGCGCTGGCGGTAGCGCCCATCGCCGAACAGGCCAAGAAGCCCATGATCATCATGAACGCGGCCTCTTCCATCATCACCACCAAGTCCAACTACATCGCGCGCTTTTCGATGACGCTGCCACAGGTCTCCGGCCCCATGGCGACCTGGGCACTGAAGAATGGCATCAAGCGTGTGGTCACGCTGGTGGCCGATTACGGGCCGGGCATCGATGCCGAGACCGCCTTCAAGACCAACCTGCTGGGCGGTGGCGGCGAGGTGGTCGAATCGATCCGGGTACCGCTGCGCAATCCTGAATTCGCGCCCTACATCCAACGCATCAAGGATGCCAAGCCGCAGGCCGTGTTCATCTTCGTGCCGGCCGGCGAGCAGAGCATTGCCTTCATGAAAGGCTATCGTGAGCGCGGCCTGGCCGAGGCCGGTATCAAGGTCATCGCCACGGGCGACCTGACCGACGACCACGTCATGCCGGCCATGGGCGACTCCACCCTGGGCGTGATCACCACCTTCCACTATTCGGCCGCGCACGATTCGCCGGAAAACAAGGCTTTCCTGAAAAGCTTCGCCGCCGCCAATCCCGATGCCGGTCGTCCCAACTTCATGGCAGTGGCGGCCTATGACGGCATGAACGCCATCTACGAAGTGAGCAAGAAGCTCAATGGCAAGATCGATGGCGAGCGCACCATGGCTATCCTCAAGACCATGAAGTTCGTCAGCCCGCGCGGCCCGATTGCCATCGACCCGGCCACGCGCGACATCGTACAGACGGTGTATGTGCGCAAGGTGGAGAAGATCGGCAAAGAAGCCTACAACGTGGAATTCGACAAGTTCGAGAACATGAAGGACACGGGCAAGTAA
- a CDS encoding crotonase/enoyl-CoA hydratase family protein produces MNQHSDLLDIQVHGAIAEIALNRSAKRNALNDPMVRAIRDCFEDLPPEVKVAIIHGRGEHFCAGLDLSELRERDTTESVHHSRMWHAAFEQISFGRVPVIAVLHGAVIGGGLELASAAHIRVAEPSAFYGLPEGQRGLFVGGGGSVRISRLIGVARMADMMLTGRVLSAEEGHQVGISQYSVAEGAGLDKARELAERIARNAPMTNYGVMHVLPRIHDQSIQDGLMTESLMAAVAGSDPDTKGRLAAFLDHKQNKVKPS; encoded by the coding sequence ATGAACCAGCACAGCGACCTCCTCGACATCCAAGTTCACGGCGCCATCGCCGAGATTGCGCTCAACCGCAGCGCCAAGCGCAATGCCCTCAACGATCCGATGGTGCGCGCCATCCGCGATTGCTTCGAAGACCTGCCGCCGGAGGTGAAGGTAGCCATCATCCACGGCCGTGGCGAACACTTCTGCGCCGGCCTGGACCTGTCCGAACTGCGCGAGCGCGATACCACCGAATCGGTGCATCACTCGCGCATGTGGCACGCCGCCTTCGAGCAGATTTCCTTCGGTCGCGTGCCTGTCATCGCGGTGCTGCATGGCGCGGTGATCGGCGGTGGCCTGGAACTGGCTTCGGCAGCCCACATCCGCGTGGCCGAACCGAGCGCCTTCTATGGCTTGCCCGAAGGCCAGCGTGGCCTGTTCGTCGGCGGCGGTGGCTCGGTGCGCATCTCGCGTCTGATCGGGGTGGCGCGCATGGCCGACATGATGTTGACCGGTCGCGTCCTGAGCGCCGAAGAAGGCCACCAGGTCGGCATCTCGCAATACAGCGTGGCCGAGGGCGCCGGACTGGACAAGGCGCGCGAACTGGCCGAGCGCATCGCCCGCAATGCACCGATGACCAACTACGGCGTCATGCACGTGCTGCCGCGCATCCACGACCAGTCGATCCAGGATGGCCTGATGACCGAGTCGCTGATGGCCGCCGTGGCCGGTAGCGATCCCGATACCAAGGGCCGCCTGGCAGCCTTCCTCGATCACAAGCAGAACAAGGTGAAGCCGTCCTGA
- a CDS encoding feruloyl-CoA synthase: protein MNTPPRYRSFRFGIGGVDVVPGRDGISLVKTRQPLDAYPARLTDKLIHWAKVDPDRTYMARRDKEGQWRRISYGQALQSARRIGQALLQRGLSAERPLLILSENDLEHAMLVLGCHYAGVPYAPVSSAYSLLSKDYAKLRHAVQLLTPGLIFAAHGEKFAAAVNAVAPDIEFVVTEAPPAGRECTLYADLEATRAGDEVERAYAATGPDTIVKFLFTSGSTKMPKAVINTQRMMCSNLQMIVQTFPFLGEEPPILIDWLPWNHTFGANHNVGIVIYNGGTMYIDEGKPTPQGLATTLANLHEISPTVYFNVPVGWEGIAHALEKDQALREKFYSRLRMQFYAGAALAQPVWDKLHATAEATCGERIVMCCGLGMTETSPSALFVADLEVQAGQIGIPTPGMEIKLVPNGDKIEIRYRGPNVTPGYWRAPEQTAEAFDEEGYFRSGDAVRWLDPQHPDRGFMFDGRVAEDFKLYTGTWVSVGPLRALIAHEGAPYLQDAVITGQDRKEIGMLIVPNIERCRQLAGLPADASRVEVLNAAPVRDFFQGMLDRLQAHATGSSNRVTRALVLIDPPSFDRGEITDKGSINQRSVLTHRAALVEALYAGTDPAVLTAQAALTPAH, encoded by the coding sequence ATGAACACTCCACCTCGCTATCGCAGCTTCAGGTTCGGCATCGGCGGCGTTGACGTCGTACCGGGCCGCGACGGTATCTCCCTCGTCAAGACCCGCCAGCCGCTGGACGCCTATCCGGCGCGCCTGACCGACAAGCTGATCCACTGGGCCAAGGTTGATCCCGACCGCACCTACATGGCCCGCCGTGACAAGGAGGGACAATGGCGTCGCATCAGCTATGGCCAGGCGCTGCAAAGTGCGCGCCGCATCGGCCAGGCGCTGTTGCAGCGGGGGCTGTCGGCCGAGCGTCCGTTGCTGATCCTCTCCGAGAACGACCTTGAGCACGCCATGCTGGTGCTGGGTTGCCACTATGCGGGCGTGCCGTATGCGCCGGTGTCTTCGGCCTATTCGCTGCTGTCCAAGGACTACGCCAAACTGCGCCATGCGGTGCAGTTGCTCACCCCCGGGCTGATCTTCGCCGCCCATGGCGAGAAGTTCGCCGCTGCCGTCAATGCGGTCGCGCCAGACATCGAATTCGTGGTCACCGAAGCGCCACCGGCCGGACGCGAATGCACGCTCTACGCCGACCTGGAAGCCACCCGCGCCGGCGATGAAGTCGAGCGCGCCTATGCCGCCACAGGCCCGGACACCATCGTCAAGTTCCTCTTCACCTCGGGCTCGACCAAGATGCCCAAGGCGGTCATCAACACCCAGCGCATGATGTGCAGCAATCTGCAGATGATCGTGCAGACCTTCCCCTTCCTGGGCGAAGAGCCGCCCATCCTGATCGACTGGCTGCCCTGGAACCACACCTTCGGCGCCAACCACAACGTGGGCATCGTGATCTACAACGGTGGCACCATGTACATCGACGAGGGCAAGCCCACGCCGCAAGGGCTGGCCACCACCCTGGCCAACCTGCATGAGATCTCTCCGACCGTGTATTTCAACGTGCCGGTGGGCTGGGAAGGCATCGCCCACGCGCTGGAGAAAGACCAGGCGCTGCGCGAAAAATTCTACAGCCGCCTGCGTATGCAGTTCTATGCTGGCGCTGCCCTGGCGCAACCCGTGTGGGACAAGCTGCACGCCACTGCGGAAGCGACCTGCGGCGAGCGTATCGTCATGTGCTGTGGACTGGGCATGACCGAGACCTCGCCCTCGGCACTGTTCGTGGCTGATCTCGAGGTGCAGGCCGGCCAGATCGGCATCCCTACGCCGGGCATGGAAATCAAGCTGGTCCCCAATGGGGACAAGATCGAGATCCGCTATCGCGGCCCCAATGTCACACCCGGTTACTGGCGCGCCCCGGAGCAGACCGCCGAAGCCTTCGATGAAGAAGGCTACTTCCGCTCGGGCGATGCGGTGCGCTGGCTGGACCCGCAGCACCCGGATCGCGGCTTCATGTTCGATGGCCGCGTGGCCGAAGACTTCAAGCTCTACACCGGTACCTGGGTCAGCGTCGGTCCGCTGCGTGCGCTGATCGCGCATGAAGGCGCACCCTACCTGCAGGATGCCGTCATCACCGGTCAGGACCGCAAGGAGATCGGCATGTTGATCGTGCCCAATATCGAGCGCTGCCGCCAATTGGCAGGTCTGCCGGCCGATGCCTCGCGCGTCGAGGTGCTCAATGCGGCGCCGGTGCGGGACTTCTTCCAGGGTATGTTGGATCGCCTGCAGGCCCACGCCACCGGTAGCTCCAACCGAGTGACCCGGGCCCTGGTGCTGATCGATCCGCCCTCGTTTGACCGTGGCGAAATCACCGACAAGGGTTCCATCAACCAGCGCTCGGTACTGACCCATCGCGCCGCCCTGGTGGAGGCGCTCTACGCCGGCACCGACCCGGCCGTGCTCACGGCCCAGGCCGCGCTCACCCCCGCTCACTGA